The Deinococcus yavapaiensis KR-236 genomic sequence GCCTGCGCGAGCGTCGCGAGCGCGAGCCGACAAGAGCGCTCGCCCGACACTTGCACCGTGAAGGCGTCGAGTTCTTGTGCGAATTCGTTGGCGAGGTCGCTTTTGCCGCAGCCCGCTTCGCCGCTGAGCATCAACAACTGCGGCTTGTGGGCGGCGCGGCGCAGCACGCTTTGCAAGGCCCGTCGCTCCAGCGGACGGTCGAAACGCAAGTCCTCGATGGACAGGGGCGCCGCGCCGAGCGCGGGCTCGGGGACCACGACGGAGGCAGAGGCGTTGGTGTGGGCGACGCGGGCGACGAGTTCGCGCGCGCCCTCTGACTCTCGAAGCGAGGAAGGCTCGCCGTCGAAGGCCGTGGCGGGGGCGTGCGCGTTGCTGATCGGCGACGCTTTCGGCGCGGCGTCGTGCCACACTTCGGGCGAGTTGCCGGGGTGCTCGAAGCCGAGGGCTTCGGCGCGGCTCACGATCGCGCGCGTCGCCCACGCTTGTTGCGCGCGCTGGTGACGCCAGTACATGAGTTGGAGCACATTCTCGATCTGCTCGCTGAACATCCAGCGTTGCTGCTCGACCCACTCTTGGAACATGGGGCTTCCGAGATCCTCGAGGCCGCTGAGCGGCAATCCGCGCAACGCGGCGAGCCACACCGAAAGCTCCTCTTGGTTCAGGTCGCCGTGCTGCTTGGCTTGCCAATCCTGGAAGTCGGTCGTGACGTGATCGAGCGACAGCAATTGACGGCTCGGCGGGAAGATGTGCAGGCCGGCCGAGCGAATGCGCGCGAGCTCCACGCGCAAGTTCTTGCGCGCTTCCACGGTGTTCCACAACAAATCGGCGAGCCGCTCGCGGTGCTGCGGCATCTTCTCGAGTGCGACGTAGGTGATCAGGGCGACCGCTTTGGCCGAGAGGGGAACGAGTTGTCCGTTGAACGTCACGTGGACATGACCCATCAAGTGAATTCGGAGCATACAGCCCCCTTCTAACTTCCAATCGTGCACCGTGATCCTGAATGATCCCGTGTGCCTCTCATGAAGGAATGGTTACGAGATGAACTGAGAAGCGCAGTTATGAGGAGTGTCTGAGCGCTCCTACAATTTGGTTTTGATTATCTGCACACCGGCTTCTGTGCGCACATACATAAAAGGATTGTAACGAGGGATTACCCTTGAACTGATACAGCTTCCATTCAAGCATCGTTGAAGAATTGGAAATATTCGGATCAGATTTGCGATTAGGAACGCCTTCACGCACGATCATTAAACGCTCCCTCGCCGTTCGGGAACATCCTGTTAGCGCGCACGTAACGCCGACCGACGCATCATCGCTCCATTGACGAGCGCCAACGCGTCTCGCAGGAGGCAGAAGTGCGGACAGGAGAACGATTCATCGTAGGAATGCGTGTTCACGTCACCGACTACGCGGCGGCCGCTCGGCAAGTCGTGGATTGGGCGAGAACGCGTGAAAGCAAGGTGGTTTGCGTCGCCAACGTCCACATGGCGATGGAAACGCACGACGACGCGGCGTTTCGGCAGATCGTGAACGCGGCGGACCTCGTCACGCCCGACGGCATGCCGCTCGTATGGAGCCTCAAGGCCTTGGGCGCCAAGACCGCTTCGCGGGTGTACGGTCCGACGTTAACGCTTCACGTTTGCGAAGCCGCCGCCAAGGCGGGCGTCAAGATCGCGTTGTACGGCGGCACGCCCGAAAGTCTGGACGCCTTCGAGGCGACGCTCCAGCAGCGCATTCCCAATATCGACGTGGCCTGCAAGATCGCGCCGCCGTTTCGCCCGCCGACGCCCGAAGAAGACGAGCGCGACACCCGTTTGCTCGCCGAGTCGGGTGCCGGCATCGTCTTCGTGGGAATCGGCTGCCCGAAGCAGGAGCGCTGGATGGCCGCCCACAAAGGACGTGTGCCCGCCGTGATGCTCGGCGTCGGCGCCGCCTTCGACTTTCACTCGGGCCGCGTGAAGCAAGCCCCGGCCGTTTTGCAAAACCTCGGCTTGGAGTGGGCCTTTCGCCTCGCGATGGAACCGCGCCGTTTGTGGCGTCGCTACGCCAAACACAATCCGCGGTTCGTCGCCTTGTTCGCCCGCCAACTTCTCTTGAACGCTCGCACCCTCGCGAAGGAGGAAGCCGCATGACTCGTACCCCTCGATCCCGCACCAAGAAAACTGCCCTGTTGACGGGCGTGACGGGCCAAGACGGCTCGTACCTCACCGAACTGCTGCTCGCCAAAGGCTACGAAGTGCACGGCATCATCCGCCGCGCCAGCACCTTCAACACCGACCGCATCGACCACCTCTACCAAGACCCGCACGAAGCCGACGCGCGCCTCTTCCTCCACTACGGCGACCTCTCGGACTCCAGCGGCCTGCGCATGCTCGTCGAGCGCGTGCAACCCGACGAAGTCTACAACCTCGGCGCGCAAAGCCACGTCAAAGTCTCCTTCGACCAAGCCGAGTACACCGCCGACATCACCGGCCTCGGCACCCTGCGCCTGCTCGAAGCCATTCGCGACTACCGCGACCGCACCGAGCACCACGTCAAGTACTACCAAGCGAGCTCCAGCGAAATGTTCGGCGCCGCCAAGCCCCCGCAAGGCCTGCACACGCCCTTCCATCCGCGCAGCCCGTACGCCGTCGCCAAAGTCTACAGCTACTGGCAAACCATCAATCACCGCGAAGCGTACGGCTTGTACGCCTGCAACGGCATCCTCTTCAACCACGAAAGCCCACGGCGCGGCGAAACGTTCGTGACGCGCAAAATCACGCGCGCCGTCGGCCGCATCAAGATGGGCTTGCAAAAGAAGTTGTACCTCGGCAACCTCGAAGCCAAGCGCGACTGGGGTCACGCCCGTGACTACGTCGAAGCCATGTGGATGATGCTGCAACAAGACGCGCCGCGCGACTACGTCATCGCGACCGGCGAAGCGTACAGCGTGCGTGAATTCGCCGAACGCGCCTTCGAACACGTCGGTTTGCGTTACGAAGACTACGTGGAAGTCGACCCGCGCTACTTCCGCCCCGCCGAAGTCGATTACCTGCTCGGCGACATGCGTGAAACGAGCGAGCACCTCGGGTGGACGCCCAAGACGAGCTTCGAGCAACTCGTGACGGAAATGGTGGAGCACGACCTCGAACTCGCCCGTCAGGAAAAGACCCTCATCGGCGCGGGACACCAAGTGGCCCTCAAAGGCATCGGCGCGCACTGACGCCGAGTTGACGCGAACGAACGAGAAACGAAAGAGAGATGGGCATGGACCGACAGGCCAAAATCTACGTCGCCGGTCATCGCGGCATGGTGGGCGGCGCGCTCGTACGACGGTTGCGTGACGAAGGGTACGACAACCTCGTGACGCGCAGCAGTCGTGAACTCGACTTGCGTGACCAAGCGGCGACCCGGGCGTTCTTCGAGCACGAACGCCCCGAGTACGTGTTCCTCGCCGCCGCGAAAGTCGGTGGGATCCTCGCGAACAGCACTTACCCGGCGCAGTTCTTGTACGACAACTTGATGATCGGCACGAACGTCATTCATGCCGCCTACGAAACGGGAGTGCGCAAGCTGCTCAACCTCGGTTCGAGCTGCATCTACCCGAGGTTGGCGCCGCAACCGTTACAGGAAGACGCGCTCTTGACGGGACCGTTGGAAGTCACGAATCGCGCGTATGCCGTCGCGAAAATCGCGGCGATCGAGTTGTGCGATCACTACCGCGCGCAGTACGGCTGCGACTTCGTGAGCCTCATGCCGACGAATTTGTACGGACCGGGCGATAACTTCGACCTCACGAGTTCGCACGTCCTGCCGGCGTTGCTGCGCAAGATGGTGGACGCCAAGGAGCGAGGCGCGGTCAGCGTGGACGTGTGGGGCTCGGGGCGTCCGATGCGCGAGTTTCTGCACGTCGATGACCTCGCCGACGCGTGCTTGTTCGCGATGCGGCACGTGTCGGAAGCGGGACCGATCAACGTCGGGACGGGCGTGGATCTTTCGATCGGGGAGCTGGCCGCGTTGATCGCGGACGTGGTGGGGTTCGAAGGGGCGTTGGTGTTCGATGCCAGCAAGCCGGACGGCACGCCGCGGAAGTTGCTGGACGTGGGTCGCTTGGCGGCGTTGGGATGGCGCGCGAAGATCGAGTTGCGTGACGGCGTGCAGCGAACCCTTCACTGGTATCTCAACCACCGAGAAGAACGGTTGGCAAGAACTTGACGCAGGCGACGCGCGTACAAGCCGTCAAAGGCGAACGAGCGTCATCAGGAAGCGGCTTCGCGCGTCGCTCGTGGCGGCGCGGCTTGAAGCGCAGACGGGCGGCCCGTTTATGAGCTCATGGCGATCGAGCAAAATTCTGGTCACGGGCACGATCGACGAGATCGGCCGAACGCTCGTGCACAACTGGCGTGAACGCGGATACGAGCAGGTCGTCACGTACACGGCACCCAACGTAAATTTGCGTGACAAACGCGTCGTGAACACGTTCTTCGAGCGAGAGCTTCCCGACGTCGTGGTCGTGTTGTCGCCGAAGGTCAGCGCCGCGCCGAGGCGATCGCTGTCGCGCGCCTTGTGGCTGCGTCACAACCTCCTGACCGCCACGAACGTCATTCACGCCGCGTACTTGTACGACGTCGAGAAACTGCTTTACATCGACTGCGGCCTCACCTGCTTCGACTCGTTCACGTTCCACGGGCAAAGCGGCGCGTGGGCGGCGAGCGAGGACGCGCGGCGTCTCGCCGACGTCGCGGGCAGCGCGGCGGCGGCCTTGTGCGACAGCTACCGCTCTCAGTACGGCTGCAGCTTCACGAGCGCGTTCATCGGCAACTTGTACGGTCCGGGCGTGAACTTCGCGCCGGAAGATCGACACGTCGTCGCGACGCTGCTGCGGGAAGTGGCGCGCGGCAAGCGCGTCGGATCGCCCTCCGTTGAAGTGCGGGGACGAGCCGACTGGACGTGCGATCTGCTGCACGTCGAGGACTTCGTGGACGTGTGCACCACCTTGCTTCAAGACGAAGCGCGGGCGGGCACGGTGTCCGTCGAGCCCGCGCGGCGTTACAGCGTGAGCGAGGTGGCCGCCGAGGTACGACGCGCCGTTGGGTACGACGGTGAAATCCTGTTCGACGACGTCGGTCCGCCCGACCTCGCCCCGATGACCTCGCCGCTCGCGTCGCGCCTCGATTGGACGCCGCGCATCACCTTGCCCGATGGCTTGTCGTCGACGCTTCAATGGTTTTTGCGGCAGACGGCGCTGTCGGAATTGAACTGACGATCTTCGAGGAGCAGGAGGACCGAGACAACCTCGGTCCTCCTGCTCGCTCGTTTCCCGCGCCCTTTCTCACGGGCGCCGAAGTGCGCGAGAAACGCCTAAACACTGTGTGAAGCAGCATAATTTATCATCCTGTTACGCCTCTCTTCTTACCCTGGCTTCGAACATCCGCCTCGCTCGACCGCGAGGACTCTCGGAATACAGGCGAACAAAAGGAGAACAAGATGCGAGAAATCAAGCCGTTCAAAGTGGCGATCGTTGGCACCGGCTACGTGGGCTTGGGCACGGCCATCATGCTGGCGTACCTCGGCCATGACGTCGTCGGTCTCGACGTGGACGCCGCGAAAGTCGACATGCTGCGCCGAGGCCAGCTTCCCATCTACGAGCCGGGCCTCGCCGAACTGATGCAGCAGGCGGGCGAGCGCTTGCGCTGGACGACCGACTACGCCGAAGCGATTCCCGAGGCGGACGCGATCTTCATCTGCGTCGGCACTCCGCCGCAAGCGGACGGGCGCCCCGACTTGAAGTACGTGGCGGAGGCCGCGCGTTGCATCGCCCGCAACCTCAACGGCAAGGTGCAAGTCGTGGTGAACAAGAGCACCGTTCCCGTCGGTACGGGCGACTGGGTCGCCCGCCTCATCGAGGACAACGCCCTCGAATACCACGCCAACCGCTACTTCGTCGTGAGCAACCCCGAATTTTTGCGGGAAGGCACGGCCGTGCACGACTCGTTGTACCCGGACCGCATCGTCGTCGGCGGAGAACACGAGGAGGGCGTCAAGCGTCTCGTGGAACTGTACGCTCCGCTGCTCGAGCAAAGCTTCGAAGCGCCCGAGTTCGCGCCACGCCCGCAAGCCTACACGCGGCCCGCGCTCGTCACGACCAGCCTTGGCAGCGCCGAGATGATCAAGTACGCCGCGAACGCCTTCTTGGCGCTCAAAATCAGCTTCGCGAACGAAGTCGCGAACCTTTGCGAGCACGTCGACGCGGACATCGAGGAAGTCGTGCGCGGCATTGGGTGCGACGCGCGCATCGGTCCGCGGTTCCTCGCGGCGGGCGCCGGTTGGGGCGGTTCGTGCTTCGGCAAGGACACGGCGGCCTTGATCAGCACGGGCGCCGACTACGGTTACGACATGCCGATCTTGCAAGCGGCCGTGACCGTCAACACGCGTCAACGGCACGTTGCGATCACGAAGCTGCAACGCCACCTTCGCCGCCTCAAGGGCAAGCGCGTCGCGGTGCTCGGCATGGCCTTCAAGCCCGGAACGGACGACTTGCGTGACGCGCCCGCGTACGACTGCATCGCGCGTCTCGTCGACCTCGGCGCCACGGTCGTCGCCCACGATCCGATCGCCATGGACCGTGCGCGCCGCGAGTGGGCGAACCTCGAGTACGAGGAAGCGCCGACTGCTCAAGCGGCCCTCAAGGGCGCGGACGCCGTGCTCGTGATGACCGAATGGCAAGAGTACAAAGACCTCGATTGGTCGGCGGCGTGCCGCCTCATGCGCAACCGCCTCGTGATCGATTTGCGCGGCGTCGTGACGAGCGCTCCGGCCGCGACGGTCGTGGAACGCGTGGGCCGTCCCAGCTTGGGCGCGCCTCAAGACACCACACTCGCCGAGGGCGTCGCGTGAACATCTTGGTGACTGGAAGCGCAGGCTTCATCGGGAGTCACCTGACGAGCCGCTTGCTGAACGACGGCCACGCCGTCATTGGCGTCGACAACTACATCAGCGGGCAACGCGCGAACACCAAGCGCTTCTTCGATCATCCCCGTTTCAGATTCGTTGAAGCCGACGTTTCGCTCGGCATGCCCGACACGCACGAATCGCTCGACTACGTTCTTCACTTCGCGAGTCCCGCGAGCCCGCCTCACTACCAGCAGCATCCCATCGAAACGCTGATGGTGGGCGCGCAAGGAACGCAAAACGCCCTCGAACTCGCTCGCCGTCACGACGCCAAGTTCCTGCTCGCGAGCACGAGCGAAGTTTACGGCGACCCGAACGTTCACCCGCAGCCCGAAAGTTACTGGGGTCACGTGAATCCGAACGGGATCCGGTCGTGCTACGACGAAGCCAAGCGTTACGCGGAAGCGATCACGATGGCGTACCACCGTTACCACGGGCTCGACACGCGCATCGTGCGCATCTTCAACACGTACGGTCCGCGCATGCGCCACGACGACGGGCGCGTCGTCACGAACTTCGTCCATCAAGCGCTCGCCGGAGAGCCCCTCACCGTTTACGGCGACGGGCAGCAGACGCGCAGCTTTCAATTCGTCGACGACTTGATCGAAGGCGTCACGCGGCTCATGAGCGTGAGGCACCACGAGCCCGTCAACATCGGGAATCCCGACGAGTACACGGTGCTGGAGTTCGCGCAGATCATTCGCGACTTGATCGATCCCAGCCTCGACATCATTCACCGCCCCATGCCGCAAGACGATCCGCGGCAACGGCGGCCCGACATCACGCTCGCGAAGTCCTTGCTGAACTGGGAGCCGCGCGTGACCTTGCGCGAAGGCCTCGCGCGAACCATCGAAGGATTTCGCGAAGACCGCCGTCTGCTCGAATCGAGCGATCGTCGCGGGTGGCGACCCTTGACGTTTCACGTGGCAGGTG encodes the following:
- the gmd gene encoding GDP-mannose 4,6-dehydratase, which gives rise to MTRTPRSRTKKTALLTGVTGQDGSYLTELLLAKGYEVHGIIRRASTFNTDRIDHLYQDPHEADARLFLHYGDLSDSSGLRMLVERVQPDEVYNLGAQSHVKVSFDQAEYTADITGLGTLRLLEAIRDYRDRTEHHVKYYQASSSEMFGAAKPPQGLHTPFHPRSPYAVAKVYSYWQTINHREAYGLYACNGILFNHESPRRGETFVTRKITRAVGRIKMGLQKKLYLGNLEAKRDWGHARDYVEAMWMMLQQDAPRDYVIATGEAYSVREFAERAFEHVGLRYEDYVEVDPRYFRPAEVDYLLGDMRETSEHLGWTPKTSFEQLVTEMVEHDLELARQEKTLIGAGHQVALKGIGAH
- a CDS encoding UDP-glucuronic acid decarboxylase family protein — encoded protein: MNILVTGSAGFIGSHLTSRLLNDGHAVIGVDNYISGQRANTKRFFDHPRFRFVEADVSLGMPDTHESLDYVLHFASPASPPHYQQHPIETLMVGAQGTQNALELARRHDAKFLLASTSEVYGDPNVHPQPESYWGHVNPNGIRSCYDEAKRYAEAITMAYHRYHGLDTRIVRIFNTYGPRMRHDDGRVVTNFVHQALAGEPLTVYGDGQQTRSFQFVDDLIEGVTRLMSVRHHEPVNIGNPDEYTVLEFAQIIRDLIDPSLDIIHRPMPQDDPRQRRPDITLAKSLLNWEPRVTLREGLARTIEGFREDRRLLESSDRRGWRPLTFHVAGEG
- a CDS encoding NAD-dependent epimerase/dehydratase family protein codes for the protein MSSWRSSKILVTGTIDEIGRTLVHNWRERGYEQVVTYTAPNVNLRDKRVVNTFFERELPDVVVVLSPKVSAAPRRSLSRALWLRHNLLTATNVIHAAYLYDVEKLLYIDCGLTCFDSFTFHGQSGAWAASEDARRLADVAGSAAAALCDSYRSQYGCSFTSAFIGNLYGPGVNFAPEDRHVVATLLREVARGKRVGSPSVEVRGRADWTCDLLHVEDFVDVCTTLLQDEARAGTVSVEPARRYSVSEVAAEVRRAVGYDGEILFDDVGPPDLAPMTSPLASRLDWTPRITLPDGLSSTLQWFLRQTALSELN
- a CDS encoding UDP-glucose dehydrogenase family protein — its product is MREIKPFKVAIVGTGYVGLGTAIMLAYLGHDVVGLDVDAAKVDMLRRGQLPIYEPGLAELMQQAGERLRWTTDYAEAIPEADAIFICVGTPPQADGRPDLKYVAEAARCIARNLNGKVQVVVNKSTVPVGTGDWVARLIEDNALEYHANRYFVVSNPEFLREGTAVHDSLYPDRIVVGGEHEEGVKRLVELYAPLLEQSFEAPEFAPRPQAYTRPALVTTSLGSAEMIKYAANAFLALKISFANEVANLCEHVDADIEEVVRGIGCDARIGPRFLAAGAGWGGSCFGKDTAALISTGADYGYDMPILQAAVTVNTRQRHVAITKLQRHLRRLKGKRVAVLGMAFKPGTDDLRDAPAYDCIARLVDLGATVVAHDPIAMDRARREWANLEYEEAPTAQAALKGADAVLVMTEWQEYKDLDWSAACRLMRNRLVIDLRGVVTSAPAATVVERVGRPSLGAPQDTTLAEGVA
- a CDS encoding GDP-L-fucose synthase family protein yields the protein MDRQAKIYVAGHRGMVGGALVRRLRDEGYDNLVTRSSRELDLRDQAATRAFFEHERPEYVFLAAAKVGGILANSTYPAQFLYDNLMIGTNVIHAAYETGVRKLLNLGSSCIYPRLAPQPLQEDALLTGPLEVTNRAYAVAKIAAIELCDHYRAQYGCDFVSLMPTNLYGPGDNFDLTSSHVLPALLRKMVDAKERGAVSVDVWGSGRPMREFLHVDDLADACLFAMRHVSEAGPINVGTGVDLSIGELAALIADVVGFEGALVFDASKPDGTPRKLLDVGRLAALGWRAKIELRDGVQRTLHWYLNHREERLART
- a CDS encoding WecB/TagA/CpsF family glycosyltransferase; this translates as MRVHVTDYAAAARQVVDWARTRESKVVCVANVHMAMETHDDAAFRQIVNAADLVTPDGMPLVWSLKALGAKTASRVYGPTLTLHVCEAAAKAGVKIALYGGTPESLDAFEATLQQRIPNIDVACKIAPPFRPPTPEEDERDTRLLAESGAGIVFVGIGCPKQERWMAAHKGRVPAVMLGVGAAFDFHSGRVKQAPAVLQNLGLEWAFRLAMEPRRLWRRYAKHNPRFVALFARQLLLNARTLAKEEAA